DNA sequence from the Desmodus rotundus isolate HL8 chromosome 4, HLdesRot8A.1, whole genome shotgun sequence genome:
AATTTTGGATggtaaaacataaacaaacaaacaaaaaaaccccaaatgcctCCACCATTGTCATCATTAGCAAGTCCCTTACTTACATCACTTCTATTTTGTTACAGTAGTTACTTGGGTAAATTACAGAGACTTTCTCAATATTTGCCACTTTAACTGCCTTTACTCCAGGGCCTATGCAAAGACAACGTCCTCCTTTGAACATTGGGAAACCTAAAACAGATCACAACAGCAGTTACTAATGGGTCTGATTGCAACAGATGTCTATGGTTTATAATCCTGGTGATGAACGTGAGCCAAGTTTTTATGAAGGACAAAGATGGTAATTTGCCAAATACCACATGACACTGCTGGTGCTGGAAAAGCTTAAGATGTTcatgattttctctttaaatacgTAAGCAAACCATTAAAGAATAGAGGACAGCATGAAAGAAGTTGTTGGAGATCAAGCTTATTTGCCTCTTGCTTTTAATGCTCAAGACTTTCTAGGAAGCTAGTAACTTTATctcaaaaaaatctttttaatagacatttaaaaCTATTGCTAAAAGATCTTGCCAGACTTTGTagccaaattaaaaagaaaaagaacaaaattccatGATTATCTCTAGTACCTCAGACATTTCTTACATTCTCCGTCAAAGCCATAGTAACTTCTAATTTGTGAAGTCAAATGAAAATGTAATGGAAGAAAAGACATTTGCAGAATGAGAAAAGCAGTTTATAGGCTGAGAAGTAAAAAGTACCATGTACCTTGAGCAACTGTAGCACAGAGTATCACAGCCAAGACTATAGCCATGCCGTTCACATTCATGTCTGTTGCTGCTGCTTCAGCTTTGATACTCTTCTGGGAGGGAGTAGAAGTGCTGAGCATGGTAGCAAATTCCTATTTGGCATATATAGGGCATTTTATACACCAGGAATTTCCCTCCTTGAGTCATGCTCCTTTCTTGCTTCAAAGAGTTTCTCTTTTGGCCCTTCCTATTTATTACAGTGCCAAAAGCAATATTAATGTCAAAGCCCTTTTTACTATAAAAAGTAAACACCCAGATAGGAACCAACCTTTCCTAAGATAGCATTTCCTAGAAATGTGTTTCTGGGCAGTAGAATTCTGATcaccattcattctttcattcaggaAGATTATCTCCCTATTTTCAGTCCTTTTATCCTCTATCCTTCACATAACTATACAAAAGAGCATTCTTAAGAAACCCAATTTTTATCactttacttttgcttttaagTCCAAATTCATATCATTTATATAAATCCTTCATTATTTCACATCGAATgacttatttaatattatttatatttttgccaaCTATACTTGGATATCTAAAAAAGTCTTCGTATATATTCTGAATTTATATCCATTTCTTTTTGCATATTTAAcagtttctattttatatatatattgtagCATTATCATTTAGCATAAAAAGTTGTATGaattgtggatttttaaaaaacaatcctcTTTtctcataaaatctttttatgtcTTGGGTTGTATTTTGCTGTAacccctgttttgtttttatttttacctttttctcttaAACTTTCTGAATCTATTTGTTTTCAATGTGTCACTTGTAGATACTTAAAAAATCGTATCCAAgggatttttttaatggctaaaaTGTATTTACTGTATAATTGGTAATctgaactattttaaaatgcttttttgctatttcttttctgtctctgtgttttccttggtttcttccaaactttaaatatattttctttaacatttttcttgtgtgatttgaaagaaatacatagttttacattttgctagtaatattttaaacattttatgcaTAAACTAGGACTGGACTGATATTCTATGTCATACTGTTTTAAATAGGCATAATTCAAATTTTCACAAAACATGAACTAACTCTCTTCCTTTTGCCTTCATGTATAAATTACTATTTAGCTGGGTAGCAAAGTCGTGGTTCACAATGAACTCCTTCAGAATTCTGtgtatattgttttattgttgtgcaattgtAGTACATAATATTGCAAAAATGTTAGAAATTAgtcccctcccactcctgcccctttagatatacacacacatgttacACCTAACCATTTCCATATCAGACTATGCCAggtttgtaatttttctgtatgtcaggatgtatttctaaatattctaggaggaaagaggggagaagacagggagaagaaagaacacTTCTGTTCCTGTGAGGAAGACCACCCAGTAGTCTGTAGTGAGGGTGCTGCAG
Encoded proteins:
- the CXCL11 gene encoding C-X-C motif chemokine 11, translating into MLSTSTPSQKSIKAEAAATDMNVNGMAIVLAVILCATVAQGFPMFKGGRCLCIGPGVKAVKVANIEKVSVIYPSNYCNKIEVIVTLKAQKGQRCLNPRSKQASIIIKKVEEMNSLKHQNI